The following proteins are encoded in a genomic region of Pikeienuella piscinae:
- the purH gene encoding bifunctional phosphoribosylaminoimidazolecarboxamide formyltransferase/IMP cyclohydrolase: MTERTPIRRALISVSDKTGLNEFAAALAARGIELISTGGTAKALRAAGLAVRDVAELTGFPEMMDGRVKTLHPMVHGGLLALRNDAGHVAAMEAHGIAPIDLLVVNLYPFEATVAAGGAYEDCVENIDIGGPAMIRAAAKNHAHVAVVVDAADYEQVLAEIEAGGPSLAFRQALAQIAYARTAAYDAAVSNWMAGAIGAGTPRRRVFAGTLRQTMRYGENPHQAAAFYTDGPARPGVATAVQHQGKALSYNNINDTDAAFELVAEFAPEGGPACAIIKHANPCGVARGASLAEAYGRAFDCDRTSAFGGIVALNQPLDEETAARITEIMTEVVIAPGASDTAKAIFARKKNLRLLTTEAMPDPGAAGLAFRQVAGGFLVQDRDNGSIGAADLKVVTKRAPSSTEIEDMLFARIVAKHVKSNAIIYAKAGATVGVGAGQMSRVDSTRIAARKGEDMAGALGLASSPVEGAVVASDAFFPFADGLITAAEAGATAVIQPGGSLRDEEVIAAADERGLAMVFTGMRHFRH; the protein is encoded by the coding sequence ATGACCGAACGAACGCCGATCCGGCGCGCGCTGATCTCCGTCTCCGACAAGACCGGTCTGAACGAATTCGCCGCCGCGCTGGCGGCGCGGGGGATCGAACTGATCTCCACCGGCGGCACGGCGAAGGCGCTGCGCGCGGCCGGGCTGGCGGTGCGCGACGTCGCCGAACTGACCGGGTTCCCGGAGATGATGGACGGCCGGGTGAAGACGTTGCACCCGATGGTGCATGGCGGGCTTCTGGCGCTTCGGAACGACGCAGGCCATGTCGCGGCGATGGAGGCGCACGGGATCGCGCCGATCGATCTGCTGGTCGTCAATCTCTACCCGTTCGAGGCCACCGTGGCGGCCGGAGGCGCCTACGAGGACTGCGTCGAAAATATCGATATCGGCGGCCCCGCGATGATCCGCGCGGCGGCGAAGAATCACGCGCATGTCGCCGTGGTGGTCGACGCAGCGGACTACGAGCAGGTGCTGGCGGAGATCGAAGCGGGCGGGCCGTCGCTCGCCTTCCGCCAGGCGCTGGCGCAGATCGCCTACGCCCGCACCGCCGCCTATGACGCGGCGGTCTCGAACTGGATGGCGGGCGCGATTGGAGCCGGGACGCCGCGCCGGCGCGTCTTCGCCGGGACGCTGCGTCAAACCATGCGCTATGGCGAGAACCCGCATCAGGCGGCGGCGTTCTACACCGACGGCCCGGCCCGGCCCGGCGTCGCCACCGCCGTTCAGCATCAGGGCAAGGCCCTGAGCTACAACAACATCAACGACACCGACGCGGCGTTCGAACTGGTTGCGGAGTTCGCTCCGGAGGGCGGGCCGGCCTGCGCCATCATCAAGCACGCCAATCCTTGCGGCGTGGCGCGGGGCGCGTCGCTGGCGGAGGCCTATGGGCGCGCGTTCGACTGTGACAGGACATCCGCCTTCGGCGGCATCGTCGCGCTCAACCAGCCGCTGGACGAGGAAACGGCGGCGCGGATCACCGAAATCATGACAGAGGTGGTGATCGCGCCCGGCGCCTCGGACACCGCGAAGGCGATCTTCGCAAGAAAGAAGAACCTCCGGCTGCTGACCACGGAGGCGATGCCCGACCCAGGTGCGGCCGGGCTCGCCTTCCGGCAGGTGGCGGGCGGGTTCCTGGTGCAGGACCGCGACAATGGCTCGATCGGCGCCGCTGATCTGAAGGTCGTGACGAAGCGAGCGCCCTCGTCAACGGAGATCGAGGACATGCTGTTCGCCCGCATCGTCGCCAAACATGTGAAATCCAACGCCATCATCTACGCGAAGGCGGGCGCGACGGTCGGCGTCGGCGCCGGGCAGATGAGCCGGGTCGATTCGACAAGGATCGCGGCGCGCAAGGGCGAAGACATGGCCGGGGCGCTGGGGCTGGCTTCGAGCCCGGTCGAGGGCGCGGTCGTCGCCTCCGACGCCTTCTTTCCCTTCGCTGATGGTTTGATCACGGCGGCGGAAGCCGGGGCGACGGCGGTGATCCAACCCGG
- a CDS encoding heparinase II/III family protein codes for MTEIQANAVAAWRPGAGDRFHAWLARFGATPKTLVATPEPLWTGDGGRARELAAGALRFGGALVEAHGESPWDQPPPSRAWMAALHSFDWLDDFAAAPDAATRARLADWLFAWIERYGAGDGPGWRPDLTGRRLTCWVCHAPAILDDAGPDRARAFLRAIGRQARYLRRRWRRAPPGLPRFEAAAGMVHAGLALGAERMIAEGVAALGREAARRIGGDGGLASRNPEDLVEALGTLAWTARSLTAARREPAPAHLDALERLAAAIRALRFGDGSLARFHGGGAGEPEQIDRALAASGVRAGAPVQEVMGYHRLATGRAALIFDSGGEGRRAAATDHASLFCIEAAIGRRPVIVNCGPGARFSPDWRRAARAAAAHSGLTIDRISRTLADTEEPPMAAPGHVSAVREEDETGIWLVAEHDGWLRSHGLIHQRRLYLAADGFDLRGVDRLVASGPGPRATFNAAAARDTHGAVRFTIRFHLHPDVEADVFLAGSAIRLNPGGSDVWVMRQSGGALSIEESVYLDERRAQPRATKQIVVRALAKDYRGEVKWTFRRAEPTRPTAPASRAEP; via the coding sequence ATGACAGAAATCCAAGCGAACGCGGTCGCAGCTTGGCGCCCCGGCGCCGGGGACCGCTTTCATGCATGGCTCGCCCGGTTCGGAGCGACGCCGAAGACCCTCGTCGCCACGCCCGAACCTCTCTGGACCGGCGACGGCGGCAGGGCGCGGGAACTCGCCGCCGGCGCGCTGCGCTTCGGCGGCGCGCTGGTCGAGGCGCATGGCGAGAGCCCCTGGGATCAGCCGCCGCCGTCCCGCGCATGGATGGCGGCCCTCCATAGCTTCGACTGGCTTGACGATTTCGCCGCCGCGCCGGACGCCGCGACCCGCGCCCGGCTCGCCGATTGGCTGTTCGCGTGGATCGAGCGCTACGGCGCGGGAGACGGACCCGGCTGGCGCCCAGACCTGACCGGCAGGCGGTTGACGTGTTGGGTCTGCCATGCGCCGGCGATCCTCGACGACGCCGGGCCCGATCGCGCTCGCGCGTTCCTCCGCGCCATCGGCAGGCAGGCGCGTTACCTCCGCCGTCGCTGGCGGCGCGCCCCGCCCGGACTGCCGCGGTTTGAGGCCGCCGCCGGGATGGTCCACGCCGGGCTGGCTCTCGGCGCCGAACGGATGATCGCGGAGGGGGTCGCCGCCCTGGGACGGGAGGCCGCGCGCCGTATCGGCGGCGATGGCGGGCTCGCCTCGCGCAACCCCGAGGACCTGGTCGAGGCGCTGGGAACACTCGCCTGGACGGCGCGAAGCCTCACAGCGGCCCGGCGTGAGCCGGCGCCGGCGCACCTGGACGCGCTGGAGCGGCTCGCCGCAGCGATCCGCGCGCTGCGCTTCGGCGATGGCTCTCTGGCGCGGTTTCATGGCGGAGGCGCAGGCGAGCCGGAACAGATCGACCGCGCTCTGGCCGCATCGGGCGTCCGGGCCGGCGCGCCCGTGCAAGAGGTGATGGGCTACCACCGGCTCGCCACCGGCCGCGCTGCGCTGATCTTCGATTCCGGCGGTGAAGGACGACGGGCCGCAGCGACCGATCACGCCAGTCTTTTCTGCATCGAGGCGGCCATCGGACGACGCCCCGTCATCGTCAATTGCGGCCCCGGCGCCCGGTTTAGCCCAGACTGGCGCAGGGCGGCGCGCGCCGCCGCCGCGCATAGCGGTCTGACGATCGATCGGATATCCCGAACGCTCGCCGACACGGAAGAGCCACCGATGGCCGCGCCGGGGCATGTCAGCGCCGTGCGCGAAGAGGACGAGACCGGCATATGGCTTGTCGCGGAGCATGACGGCTGGCTCCGGAGCCATGGTCTGATCCATCAGCGTCGTCTCTATCTGGCCGCGGATGGCTTCGACCTTCGCGGCGTCGACCGGCTCGTCGCCAGCGGGCCGGGGCCGCGCGCCACATTCAACGCGGCCGCGGCGCGCGACACGCATGGCGCCGTCCGCTTCACCATCCGATTTCATCTTCATCCCGATGTTGAGGCGGACGTCTTTCTCGCCGGCTCTGCGATCCGGCTCAATCCGGGCGGTAGCGATGTCTGGGTCATGCGCCAGTCCGGCGGCGCGCTTTCGATCGAGGAAAGCGTCTATCTCGACGAACGCAGGGCCCAGCCGCGCGCGACAAAACAGATCGTGGTCAGGGCGCTGGCGAAGGATTACAGGGGCGAGGTGAAATGGACATTTCGCCGGGCGGAGCCAACCCGGCCCACCGCCCCCGCCTCCCGTGCGGAACCCTGA